In Winkia neuii, a genomic segment contains:
- the hflX gene encoding GTPase HflX, which yields MKQDNKDRAEDVVARILARTGTALESTEGMDTSADAGAMEREERRALRRVSGLNHSEDAIESVEYQRLALERVVLVGIYTADAAKAEDSLRELAALAQTAGSLVLDGVLQRREKPDPGTYLGSGKARELRDLVHSVDADTVIVDGELPPSQRRGLEDVVKVKVVDRTALILDIFAQHAKSREGKAQVELAQLEYMLPRLRGWGKSLSRQAGGRAAAGEGIGSRGPGETKIEMDRRRIRHRMARLRKQIAGMKAARDTKRSGRTRTNTPAAVVVGYTNAGKSSLLNALVGSQIMVADELFATLDPTVRKAETPEGRSYTLTDTVGFVSNLPHQLVEAFRSTLEEVAQADLLLHVVDAAHPDPEAQIRAVRKVLADIEGAMDIPQLMVLNKADLASKERIAVLRSKHKNSVVVSARTGQGIAELKLAIERMLPHPDVPIDLVIPFSRGDLVGRAHEEAQIDQIDYTASGTRLRGMARADLAGLLQDAAVDE from the coding sequence ATGAAGCAGGATAATAAAGATCGCGCTGAAGACGTCGTGGCGCGAATTTTGGCCCGGACCGGTACGGCCCTGGAATCCACTGAGGGTATGGATACGTCCGCCGACGCTGGCGCGATGGAGCGCGAAGAGCGACGGGCCCTTCGTCGGGTCAGTGGCCTGAACCATTCCGAGGACGCTATTGAATCGGTCGAATATCAGCGATTGGCTCTGGAACGGGTCGTGTTGGTGGGGATCTACACTGCTGACGCTGCTAAAGCTGAGGATTCGTTGCGTGAACTTGCTGCTCTTGCTCAAACTGCCGGCTCTCTTGTCTTGGACGGTGTTTTGCAGCGCCGCGAAAAGCCGGATCCGGGTACATACCTGGGCTCGGGAAAGGCGCGTGAACTGCGGGATCTGGTGCACTCTGTGGATGCTGATACGGTGATTGTCGATGGCGAATTACCTCCGTCTCAGCGGCGCGGCCTCGAGGACGTGGTGAAGGTAAAGGTGGTTGATCGTACCGCATTGATCCTGGATATTTTTGCCCAGCACGCCAAATCCCGCGAGGGAAAAGCGCAGGTGGAACTTGCTCAGCTTGAATACATGCTTCCTAGACTGCGCGGGTGGGGTAAATCTCTTTCCAGGCAGGCCGGTGGTCGGGCTGCAGCCGGTGAAGGCATCGGTTCGCGTGGTCCCGGTGAAACCAAGATTGAAATGGACAGGCGGCGGATTAGGCACCGCATGGCTCGTCTGCGCAAGCAAATAGCGGGAATGAAGGCAGCGCGGGACACTAAGAGGTCGGGCCGCACCCGTACTAATACGCCTGCCGCGGTGGTGGTCGGGTATACCAACGCGGGCAAATCCTCTTTACTTAACGCATTGGTGGGGAGCCAGATTATGGTTGCTGACGAATTGTTTGCGACGCTGGATCCTACCGTTCGTAAAGCTGAGACCCCTGAGGGGAGGAGCTATACCCTCACCGACACAGTGGGGTTCGTATCAAACTTGCCGCACCAGCTGGTGGAGGCTTTTAGGTCGACGCTGGAGGAGGTTGCCCAGGCGGATCTGCTGTTGCACGTTGTAGATGCTGCTCACCCGGATCCGGAGGCGCAGATCAGAGCCGTTCGAAAGGTGCTCGCCGATATAGAGGGCGCCATGGATATTCCCCAGCTGATGGTGCTGAATAAGGCAGACTTGGCTTCAAAAGAACGCATAGCGGTGCTGCGGTCTAAACATAAGAATTCGGTTGTTGTGTCTGCTCGCACTGGGCAGGGAATAGCCGAACTGAAATTAGCCATTGAAAGGATGTTGCCGCATCCTGACGTGCCGATTGATCTAGTCATTCCCTTCTCCAGAGGAGACTTGGTGGGCCGGGCACATGAAGAGGCCCAAATAGACCAGATCGACTACACCGCGTCTGGAACTCGCTTGCGCGGGATGGCCAGGGCTGACCTTGCCGGTCTTCTGCAGGACGCAGCAGTAGATGAATAA
- a CDS encoding class I SAM-dependent methyltransferase, whose translation MTEHYFTEAAPAAEAELESLHVSLRGRPHDVHVAAKVFSAHTLDKATKILLDAVPAPTAPALDLGCGWGPIALALTDELDGEVWAVDVTERALDLTRRNAPGATVAHADKAFAELSKRGRPLRTIWSNPPIRIGKEALHRLLQTWLALLAPDGEAYLVVARNLGADSLAKWLGEQGFEVAKVSSKKGFRILRVRPTE comes from the coding sequence ATGACTGAACACTATTTTACCGAAGCAGCCCCTGCAGCTGAAGCCGAGCTGGAATCACTACACGTTTCTCTTCGCGGTCGCCCCCACGACGTGCACGTAGCTGCGAAAGTTTTTTCTGCGCACACCCTGGATAAGGCTACTAAGATCCTTCTGGATGCCGTTCCTGCCCCCACCGCTCCTGCCCTGGATCTAGGTTGCGGATGGGGCCCTATTGCCCTGGCACTAACTGACGAACTCGATGGCGAGGTGTGGGCCGTCGATGTCACCGAGCGTGCTCTAGATCTAACCCGTCGCAATGCTCCAGGGGCCACGGTTGCACATGCTGACAAGGCGTTTGCGGAACTTTCCAAGCGAGGACGTCCGCTGCGTACTATCTGGTCCAATCCTCCAATTCGCATTGGGAAGGAAGCCCTGCACAGGTTGCTTCAAACATGGCTTGCCCTGCTGGCACCCGACGGGGAAGCATACCTGGTAGTAGCTCGTAACCTGGGAGCAGATTCGTTGGCAAAGTGGTTGGGCGAGCAAGGCTTTGAGGTTGCCAAGGTCTCCTCGAAGAAAGGATTCAGAATTCTGCGAGTCAGGCCTACCGAGTAA
- a CDS encoding AMP-binding protein codes for MDSEDPVSDLTRRLRENYDPEVGHEVDQSPATLVSLLQESAAKWPDRVATDFMGATLTYSELEEQSRKAASAMANMGVTAGDRVSLILPNCPQFICGFFGALALGAIAVAHNPLAPASELHTEIERVDSKLVLAWQKTVSKVASLSVPVLSVDLVAALPAKLRLALKLPIPKARKMRAQLCEKVPASIPSFDKLAKKATPLSTPAAIDPDDTVAMLHTGGTTGSPKSVMLSNTNLVSNSRAAAQWVTPLLSPHETIYAVLPFFHAFGMTLVMLSGFLVGATQVVFPKFDESLCLDAMKRRPCTFMIGVPPMFSRLLKAAQKAGIALDSINYTISGAMPLKKKDAQAWASATNAPVIEGYGMTETSPIVTGSPLSSTRVGTLGLPFPSIQVRLVSLEDPTKDVDDEAGEPGELIVKGPGCSAGYWNNPEESKNLYTTEGWLRTGDIAINDDGYLALADRRKELILCGGFNVYPSAVENAIRKLDEVEDVAVVGMPDEDRGEVVTAAIVPAQGRTPTLAKIREQIVEDLPRYALPRQMFLVDKLATSDLGKVVRRRVRDELLQRQR; via the coding sequence GTGGATAGCGAAGACCCAGTTTCAGACCTAACCAGGCGCTTGCGCGAAAACTACGACCCGGAAGTAGGTCATGAAGTAGACCAGAGCCCAGCAACTTTAGTCTCTTTACTGCAAGAATCGGCAGCCAAGTGGCCAGATCGGGTAGCAACAGATTTCATGGGCGCCACCTTGACTTATTCCGAGCTGGAAGAACAGTCGCGAAAAGCCGCTAGCGCAATGGCAAACATGGGTGTCACAGCCGGTGATCGGGTCAGTTTAATATTACCCAACTGCCCGCAGTTCATTTGCGGCTTTTTTGGCGCATTAGCATTGGGGGCAATTGCGGTAGCACATAATCCGCTAGCCCCAGCGTCAGAGCTCCACACCGAAATCGAACGTGTCGATTCTAAATTGGTACTAGCCTGGCAAAAAACCGTCTCCAAGGTTGCCAGCCTGTCCGTGCCCGTACTGTCCGTAGATCTGGTAGCAGCACTGCCTGCAAAACTTCGGCTCGCACTGAAACTTCCGATCCCCAAAGCACGCAAGATGCGCGCACAGCTTTGCGAAAAAGTACCAGCCTCTATCCCCTCCTTTGACAAGCTAGCAAAGAAGGCAACACCACTCAGCACCCCGGCTGCAATTGACCCGGACGACACCGTCGCAATGCTGCATACAGGCGGAACAACAGGGTCACCAAAGTCGGTCATGCTCTCGAACACGAACCTAGTGTCCAACTCTCGGGCAGCTGCACAGTGGGTTACGCCCCTCCTTTCACCTCACGAAACCATTTATGCCGTACTACCGTTTTTCCACGCATTCGGAATGACATTGGTAATGCTCTCGGGCTTTCTGGTTGGTGCCACCCAAGTGGTATTTCCCAAATTTGACGAGTCGCTCTGCCTAGACGCCATGAAGCGCCGCCCCTGCACTTTCATGATTGGCGTTCCCCCGATGTTCTCTCGCCTATTGAAAGCGGCACAAAAGGCAGGCATTGCCTTAGACAGCATCAACTACACAATCTCTGGTGCCATGCCCTTGAAGAAGAAAGACGCACAGGCCTGGGCAAGCGCCACTAACGCTCCAGTTATCGAAGGTTACGGTATGACGGAGACGTCGCCCATCGTGACCGGATCGCCCCTCAGCTCCACCAGAGTCGGCACCCTTGGCTTACCGTTCCCTTCGATCCAGGTTCGCCTAGTCAGCTTGGAGGATCCCACCAAAGACGTGGACGACGAGGCCGGCGAGCCTGGTGAGCTCATAGTTAAAGGGCCCGGATGCAGCGCAGGATATTGGAATAACCCTGAAGAATCCAAAAACCTTTACACTACGGAAGGCTGGCTGCGCACCGGCGACATAGCCATAAACGACGACGGCTACCTTGCACTAGCTGACCGGCGGAAAGAGCTAATCCTTTGCGGTGGATTTAACGTCTATCCATCTGCGGTAGAAAACGCCATCCGCAAGCTAGACGAAGTAGAAGATGTTGCCGTTGTTGGCATGCCCGACGAAGATCGCGGAGAGGTAGTCACTGCAGCCATCGTCCCAGCTCAAGGACGCACCCCTACCCTTGCCAAGATTCGCGAGCAAATCGTAGAAGATTTGCCAAGATACGCACTTCCCCGGCAGATGTTTCTGGTAGACAAACTAGCCACCTCGGATTTAGGAAAGGTGGTGCGCCGGCGAGTACGGGATGAGCTTCTGCAGCGGCAGCGCTAG
- a CDS encoding ATP-dependent DNA helicase — protein sequence MNKGEKVLAEAVAVLGGVPRDGQTQMANAIWDLSRDQVLLVQAGTGTGKSLGYLAPLLTEAVEESRRVVISTATLILQRQLVGGDIPAVQKAVKKVLGKAPRIALLKGWTNYVCKLKTMAPEDQAGLFDELEVTATGAEVLRVREWAEETSTGDRDDMSPGVTDKIWRGVSVTKNECVGESCPFATECFPRNARKAAAEADVVVTNHSILGVQAMTEAELLGEFDVLVVDEAHELDGRIRSQGTVEISDASLLRLARLARRATGVPAAKIEEAASALAQGLKESVSGRIKALPSGLHGALVSAGSAMRDALETIGDGKENTDNKKRVARAELISAIDSIDAILIDDPAVRVNWITEDAEERRRLCSAPLDVARPIASRLYGNHKVVATSATLCLGNSFDAMANRLGAQLAETWKGLDVGSPFDYPHQAIMYIPQLPQPGRDGPSPQLLAEIGELVKASGGGALCLFTSRRAAQLGGEYLREHTDLPVFVQGEDYLPSLIKAFREDGNAVLAGTISLWQGVDIPGPACRLVTIDRIPFPRPDDPITSALSDAANAAGRSGFTGVSLVHAALLLAQGAGRLVRTSYDKGMVALLDPRLYSKGYGRFLLSSLPKMWPTRSQEVAVGALARLKDNVGL from the coding sequence ATGAATAAAGGCGAGAAAGTCCTAGCAGAGGCGGTGGCCGTCCTCGGCGGGGTTCCCCGGGACGGACAGACGCAGATGGCAAACGCTATCTGGGACCTGTCTCGTGACCAAGTTCTACTAGTACAGGCTGGTACTGGCACGGGCAAATCTTTGGGATACTTGGCTCCGTTACTCACGGAAGCGGTCGAAGAGTCCCGCCGAGTCGTGATTTCTACAGCAACTTTGATCTTGCAAAGGCAGTTGGTTGGCGGAGACATCCCGGCAGTACAAAAGGCAGTGAAGAAAGTCCTTGGGAAAGCGCCGCGGATCGCGCTGCTGAAGGGGTGGACCAATTACGTCTGCAAGCTCAAAACCATGGCGCCAGAGGACCAGGCTGGCCTTTTTGACGAACTTGAAGTAACTGCCACCGGAGCCGAAGTACTCCGGGTACGCGAGTGGGCAGAAGAGACCTCCACTGGCGACCGCGACGACATGAGCCCGGGGGTAACTGACAAGATTTGGCGGGGAGTCTCAGTAACGAAGAACGAATGTGTGGGCGAATCGTGTCCTTTTGCCACCGAATGTTTTCCAAGGAATGCCCGAAAGGCGGCCGCCGAGGCCGACGTTGTAGTCACCAATCATTCCATCCTGGGAGTGCAGGCTATGACGGAGGCCGAGCTGTTAGGAGAGTTCGACGTCCTGGTAGTCGATGAGGCCCACGAATTGGATGGGCGGATTCGATCTCAAGGAACAGTCGAGATCTCCGATGCGAGCCTTTTGCGACTAGCTCGCCTCGCTAGACGGGCCACCGGCGTACCGGCTGCAAAGATTGAAGAGGCGGCATCGGCATTGGCGCAAGGGCTGAAGGAATCTGTCTCCGGTCGGATAAAGGCGCTTCCCTCTGGGCTGCACGGGGCATTGGTGAGTGCAGGATCAGCCATGCGAGACGCCCTCGAAACAATTGGTGACGGGAAAGAGAACACCGACAACAAGAAACGTGTTGCCAGGGCGGAACTGATCTCGGCAATCGATTCGATCGATGCGATTCTGATTGACGATCCGGCAGTTCGAGTCAATTGGATAACCGAAGATGCGGAGGAGCGTAGGCGCCTGTGCTCTGCCCCCTTAGATGTGGCTCGCCCGATTGCCTCCCGGCTGTATGGCAATCACAAGGTCGTTGCCACTTCGGCCACTCTGTGTCTGGGAAATAGTTTTGATGCCATGGCGAATAGACTCGGCGCGCAGCTGGCGGAAACTTGGAAAGGGCTGGATGTAGGTTCTCCATTCGACTACCCCCACCAGGCGATTATGTACATCCCTCAGCTACCTCAGCCCGGAAGGGACGGACCTAGTCCGCAGCTGCTAGCCGAGATCGGTGAATTGGTTAAGGCAAGTGGTGGGGGAGCACTGTGCCTTTTCACCTCTCGCAGGGCCGCGCAGCTTGGCGGCGAATACTTGCGTGAACACACCGATCTTCCCGTGTTCGTGCAGGGGGAAGATTACCTGCCGTCGCTGATAAAGGCTTTCCGTGAGGACGGCAATGCAGTCCTGGCCGGGACTATCTCGCTTTGGCAGGGAGTAGATATCCCGGGGCCAGCGTGCAGATTGGTTACCATCGACCGAATTCCTTTCCCGCGGCCTGATGATCCCATTACCTCTGCGTTGTCCGATGCCGCGAATGCGGCGGGTAGGTCTGGATTCACGGGAGTATCGCTTGTGCATGCCGCGCTGCTTTTAGCTCAGGGAGCGGGACGATTGGTCCGGACAAGTTATGACAAGGGTATGGTCGCTTTATTAGATCCGCGTCTGTACTCGAAGGGATATGGCAGGTTTTTGTTGTCATCACTGCCAAAAATGTGGCCTACTCGTTCGCAAGAAGTGGCGGTAGGGGCGTTGGCGAGGTTGAAAGACAACGTAGGCCTTTAG
- the lexA gene encoding transcriptional repressor LexA, whose protein sequence is MTSPDPNLLPKRTQQVLQALSQAIEATGYPPSLRELGKEVGLRSPSSIKHQLDLLEEAGFITRRSSRPRAIEVVGRAKPEKKTGLVPVPVASSEGGTATSVPLVGKIAAGAPITAEQHVEDVYTLPQELTGRGELFMLQVQGESMVDAAICDGDFVVVRVQPDAEEGQIVAALVDGEATVKVLSRKDGHQWLLPRNENYAPIPGDEATIMGRVVTVMRSL, encoded by the coding sequence ATGACCTCGCCGGATCCGAACCTGCTTCCCAAAAGGACCCAACAGGTGCTCCAGGCTCTCAGCCAGGCAATCGAGGCAACTGGCTATCCGCCGTCCTTGCGTGAACTGGGAAAAGAAGTAGGACTCCGCTCTCCCTCCTCAATCAAGCATCAGCTGGATCTACTTGAAGAAGCGGGCTTCATCACCCGCCGCTCGTCTCGCCCTCGCGCCATCGAGGTAGTCGGCAGAGCTAAGCCTGAAAAAAAAACCGGGCTGGTCCCGGTACCGGTGGCAAGCTCCGAGGGCGGCACAGCAACTAGCGTTCCCCTAGTCGGAAAAATTGCGGCAGGCGCGCCTATCACCGCCGAACAACATGTCGAGGATGTCTACACCCTGCCACAGGAGCTAACAGGCAGAGGCGAATTATTCATGCTGCAGGTACAAGGCGAATCCATGGTTGATGCGGCCATCTGCGACGGCGACTTCGTTGTAGTGCGGGTCCAGCCGGACGCAGAAGAAGGGCAGATCGTCGCCGCTCTAGTAGATGGGGAAGCAACCGTTAAGGTCCTCTCGAGGAAAGATGGTCACCAGTGGCTGCTGCCCAGAAACGAAAACTACGCGCCCATACCGGGCGATGAAGCCACGATTATGGGGCGCGTAGTTACGGTAATGCGTTCCCTCTAG
- a CDS encoding L-lactate dehydrogenase gives MSERATTLYPSGSEGHPSKVAIIGAGAVGTALAYASVIRGDAREVVLYDINEKKVKAEALDIAHGIQFTPVGSVIGSSDIEVVRGADVVVVTAGAKQKPGQSRLDLAAATVGLMEKLIPQLLEVAPNAVYMLVTNPVDVVTYASLKISGLPRNQMFGSGTVLDTSRLRYLVSQETGVAVQNIHAYIAGEHGDSEIPLWSSAEIGNVPLRHWGKTLNDRLFDSDLRAEIAQQVVDSAYTIIEGKGATNYAIGLAATNIVSAVLRDEHRVLTISTLLEDWHGISGVCMAAPAITSRKGAGRVLVPPLTLHERDGLTESAQRLREVARSLGY, from the coding sequence ATGTCTGAACGTGCCACAACCCTGTACCCATCGGGATCAGAGGGGCATCCTTCAAAAGTTGCCATCATTGGGGCAGGAGCTGTAGGAACTGCGCTTGCTTATGCGTCTGTTATCCGCGGGGACGCCCGAGAAGTCGTTCTTTATGACATTAATGAAAAGAAGGTCAAGGCCGAGGCCTTGGACATTGCCCACGGTATTCAGTTCACCCCGGTCGGCTCGGTGATCGGGTCTTCGGACATCGAGGTCGTGCGCGGCGCGGACGTAGTGGTGGTTACTGCAGGCGCGAAGCAGAAACCGGGCCAGTCGCGGCTTGATCTAGCCGCAGCTACGGTGGGCCTGATGGAAAAGCTGATCCCCCAGCTTTTGGAGGTAGCTCCTAACGCGGTGTACATGCTGGTCACCAATCCGGTGGACGTAGTCACCTACGCCTCGCTCAAGATTTCGGGTCTGCCTCGAAACCAAATGTTCGGTTCCGGTACGGTGCTCGATACTTCTCGTCTTCGCTACCTGGTATCTCAAGAGACGGGAGTGGCTGTACAGAATATTCACGCATACATTGCTGGCGAGCACGGCGATAGCGAGATCCCGCTGTGGTCTTCCGCAGAAATCGGAAACGTGCCTTTGCGGCACTGGGGGAAGACTCTGAATGACCGTCTCTTTGATTCCGATCTGCGTGCCGAGATAGCGCAACAGGTAGTGGACTCCGCCTACACCATCATTGAAGGTAAGGGTGCCACCAACTATGCGATCGGCCTCGCTGCAACGAACATTGTTAGCGCAGTGCTGCGTGATGAGCATCGGGTGCTGACCATCTCGACCCTATTGGAAGATTGGCACGGCATTTCTGGCGTCTGCATGGCGGCCCCTGCGATTACTTCTCGTAAGGGTGCAGGTAGAGTACTGGTGCCGCCGCTCACTTTGCACGAACGCGATGGCCTGACTGAATCGGCACAGCGTCTGCGTGAGGTAGCTAGGTCGCTAGGCTACTAA
- the nrdR gene encoding transcriptional regulator NrdR, with the protein MHCPFCQHPDSRVVDSRTTDDGMAIRRRRQCPHCNRRFTTQETAGLTVLKRSGVIEPFSRGKVISGVRKACQGRPVSQDDLALLAQKVEEDLRGSGRAQITTQDVGRAILQPLRDLDVVAYLRFASVYLDYDSLNDFEEAIKQLRAEQQKR; encoded by the coding sequence TTGCACTGTCCCTTTTGTCAGCATCCCGATTCGCGAGTAGTAGATTCTCGAACCACTGACGACGGTATGGCTATTAGGCGTAGGAGGCAGTGCCCTCATTGCAATCGTCGTTTTACTACTCAGGAAACTGCTGGGCTAACCGTGCTGAAGCGTTCCGGGGTCATAGAGCCTTTCTCCAGAGGGAAGGTTATTTCAGGAGTTCGGAAGGCCTGTCAAGGCCGGCCAGTTAGCCAGGATGATCTGGCCCTACTAGCGCAGAAGGTCGAAGAGGACCTGCGTGGGTCGGGGAGGGCGCAAATCACTACCCAGGATGTGGGCCGCGCAATTTTGCAACCTCTGCGCGACCTGGATGTTGTTGCTTATTTGCGGTTCGCCTCGGTGTATCTCGACTACGACTCCTTGAACGATTTCGAGGAGGCCATTAAGCAGCTGCGGGCTGAACAGCAGAAGCGCTAG
- a CDS encoding LysM peptidoglycan-binding domain-containing protein — MSALPITPEIRPVRHLQVVDAAYLRRLQGSKSSVLKQQKVDSATTVSALQRLGMLVSLAVAVFLGSALGLSLPGATYDGPTVSYTVSSGDTLWSIAKYVAADVSVADTVEHIKELNGLQSSQLHPGQQLSVPSR; from the coding sequence ATGTCCGCTCTGCCTATCACCCCAGAAATTCGGCCGGTACGCCATCTGCAGGTCGTTGACGCTGCCTACTTGCGAAGGCTGCAGGGGAGCAAGAGTTCGGTATTAAAACAGCAAAAAGTTGACTCCGCTACTACCGTTAGTGCTCTGCAGCGGCTGGGAATGTTAGTTTCCCTGGCAGTAGCGGTTTTCTTGGGTTCGGCCTTGGGGCTTTCGCTGCCGGGGGCCACCTACGATGGGCCGACTGTCTCCTACACGGTCTCCAGTGGGGACACTTTGTGGTCTATTGCTAAATATGTCGCTGCGGATGTGTCGGTTGCTGATACTGTAGAACACATAAAAGAACTAAATGGTTTGCAGTCCTCACAGCTCCACCCTGGCCAGCAGCTCTCTGTGCCATCGCGGTGA